One window from the genome of Devosia yakushimensis encodes:
- a CDS encoding ABC transporter ATP-binding protein: MADVTLRGIRKSYGSLEVVHGVDLDIKSGEFVVFVGPSGCGKSTLLRMIAGLEPISGGEISIGGKVVNDVPSPQRGISMVFQSYALYPHMSVYENMAFGLKLAKTPKAEVDQRVREAARILQIENYLDRMPKALSGGQRQRVAIGRAIVRNPKVFLFDEPLSNLDASLRAQTRIEIAKLHDTLDATMIYVTHDQVEAMTLADRIVVLNAGRIEQVGSPLELYRNPVNTFVAGFIASQRMNFMPVTAEGNQLRLADGKVLALSHPQLTKAVTLGVRPEHLELASPETAHFSGTLSVIEQFGEYALAYVELASGELMTVKLDGAPDLQLHEQVHIGLPADGVHLFDAEGRALR; the protein is encoded by the coding sequence ATGGCTGATGTTACCCTGCGCGGCATCCGCAAGTCCTATGGCTCGCTCGAAGTGGTGCATGGCGTCGATCTCGACATCAAATCGGGGGAGTTCGTGGTGTTTGTCGGCCCATCGGGCTGCGGTAAATCCACCTTGCTGCGGATGATTGCCGGGCTCGAGCCGATTTCGGGCGGCGAGATTTCCATCGGCGGCAAGGTGGTCAATGATGTGCCATCGCCCCAGCGTGGCATTTCCATGGTGTTCCAATCCTACGCGCTCTATCCGCATATGAGCGTCTACGAAAACATGGCTTTCGGGCTCAAGCTCGCCAAGACGCCCAAGGCGGAAGTGGACCAGCGGGTGCGCGAGGCGGCGCGGATCCTGCAGATCGAGAATTATCTCGATCGCATGCCCAAGGCGCTATCGGGCGGACAGCGCCAGCGCGTCGCCATTGGCCGCGCCATCGTGCGCAATCCCAAGGTTTTTCTGTTTGACGAGCCGCTGAGCAATCTCGACGCCTCGTTGCGTGCCCAGACCCGTATCGAGATCGCCAAGCTGCATGACACGCTCGACGCGACGATGATCTATGTGACGCACGATCAGGTCGAGGCCATGACACTGGCTGATCGCATCGTGGTGCTGAATGCCGGGCGGATCGAGCAGGTGGGTTCGCCGCTCGAACTCTATCGCAATCCGGTCAATACGTTCGTTGCGGGGTTCATTGCCAGTCAGCGCATGAATTTCATGCCGGTAACGGCCGAGGGCAATCAGCTGCGCCTGGCCGATGGCAAAGTGCTGGCCCTGTCGCATCCGCAATTGACCAAGGCCGTCACGCTGGGCGTGCGGCCCGAGCATCTGGAATTGGCCAGCCCCGAGACGGCTCATTTCAGCGGGACGCTGTCGGTGATCGAACAGTTCGGGGAATATGCCCTGGCCTATGTCGAGCTGGCCTCGGGCGAGTTGATGACGGTCAAACTGGATGGGGCGCCCGACCTGCAATTGCATGAGCAGGTGCATATCGGGCTGCCGGCCGATGGCGTGCATCTGTTTGACGCTGAGGGCAGGGCGCTAAGGTAG
- a CDS encoding carbohydrate ABC transporter permease: MEANPAHSRLTAIALAFMAVIWVSPFSWLFLNAFNPAATGSLAIPQSIGLDNFAQAVSGNAGRQFLNSMLIAAGTATLSVVVGIAAAYPLSRLKIPGRNAFLWTLVLLRMLPSAGVLVPLYFAAQRGGLLNQFGVIVALTILNLPFTLLLLKNFFDTVPIELEEAAYVEGASLFQIVTRIVLPMSRAGIAVVWFFSFTGAWNEFLLPLIFSRVEAGFPMSVGLYAAFGQQGSVQYGFLAAYSIIYAAPAVGVYFLLRRNMNTGFAGVGVKG, encoded by the coding sequence ATGGAAGCCAATCCCGCTCATTCGCGGCTCACCGCGATTGCCCTCGCCTTCATGGCCGTGATCTGGGTCAGCCCGTTTTCCTGGCTGTTTCTCAATGCCTTCAACCCGGCGGCGACGGGGAGTCTCGCCATTCCTCAATCGATAGGGCTGGACAATTTCGCCCAGGCCGTCAGCGGCAATGCCGGGCGGCAGTTCCTTAATTCCATGCTGATCGCGGCGGGCACGGCGACGCTCAGCGTCGTGGTGGGCATTGCGGCCGCCTATCCGCTGTCGCGGCTTAAAATCCCCGGCCGCAATGCGTTCCTGTGGACGCTGGTGCTGCTGCGCATGCTGCCATCGGCGGGCGTGCTGGTGCCGCTCTATTTCGCCGCGCAGCGCGGCGGCCTGCTCAACCAGTTCGGCGTGATCGTCGCGCTCACCATTTTGAACCTGCCCTTCACGCTGCTGCTGCTGAAAAACTTCTTCGATACCGTGCCGATCGAGCTGGAAGAAGCCGCCTATGTGGAAGGGGCGTCGCTGTTCCAGATCGTGACGCGGATTGTCTTGCCCATGTCACGTGCCGGTATTGCAGTGGTGTGGTTCTTCAGTTTCACGGGCGCCTGGAACGAGTTCCTGCTGCCCCTGATTTTCTCCCGCGTCGAGGCCGGCTTTCCCATGTCAGTGGGTCTTTACGCGGCCTTTGGCCAGCAGGGTTCCGTGCAATACGGGTTCCTGGCGGCCTATTCCATCATCTACGCAGCGCCGGCGGTCGGCGTATATTTTCTATTGCGGCGAAACATGAACACAGGGTTCGCCGGTGTCGGAGTTAAAGGATGA
- a CDS encoding extracellular solute-binding protein: protein MLRKNLLTTVAAMALAATSAMPAHAEVTIMYAEWLSSLVEPGIKNFEEATGETVNAIKLPGQGYDQRIALDLSAGTAADVIQMDSFMVSELASAGYLHPLNEQGAGWDQFQYYQPGLLEVASYDGQVYGLPTDTDVRMLWYDKSNFEKAGIAVPWEPKSWADVLDAAQKLKDAGVQYFFQLPAGTKQAEAATMQGFYMLLLGADVPEGDRNRLLNRETGQWIGDSPAIRRTLEFYKKVYGELGMPADLNYAADPGVAVREALANDQLGIHASGSWEDACLWDCNGVNLPTREERDAMVGWTPWPGSGEPGAKATTNISGGWTIGVNAKAANPDLAFQLVTTIFDVENFKAWTLANHRMAVRTDISESPEYMEDAYLAKATALAADTTGRDTVPGYQTVSALVQQMTAQILDGAEVEDVVQEYHDALVDEFGEDKVITYE from the coding sequence ATGCTCAGAAAGAATCTGCTGACGACGGTTGCCGCCATGGCACTGGCCGCGACATCAGCCATGCCGGCGCATGCCGAAGTGACGATCATGTATGCCGAATGGCTTTCGTCCCTGGTCGAGCCGGGCATCAAGAATTTCGAGGAGGCGACGGGGGAGACGGTCAACGCCATCAAGCTGCCCGGCCAGGGCTATGACCAGCGCATCGCGCTGGATCTCAGCGCCGGCACCGCAGCCGATGTGATCCAGATGGACAGCTTCATGGTGTCCGAACTGGCTTCGGCGGGCTATCTGCACCCGCTCAACGAACAGGGCGCCGGCTGGGATCAGTTCCAGTATTATCAGCCCGGTCTGCTCGAAGTGGCGTCCTATGACGGCCAGGTCTATGGCCTGCCCACCGATACCGACGTACGCATGCTGTGGTACGACAAATCCAATTTCGAAAAGGCCGGCATTGCCGTGCCGTGGGAGCCCAAGAGCTGGGCCGACGTGCTCGATGCTGCCCAGAAGCTCAAGGATGCGGGCGTTCAGTATTTCTTCCAGCTGCCGGCCGGCACCAAGCAGGCAGAGGCTGCCACCATGCAGGGCTTCTACATGCTGCTGCTGGGTGCCGACGTTCCCGAGGGCGACCGCAATCGCCTGCTCAACCGGGAAACCGGCCAGTGGATTGGCGACAGCCCGGCTATCCGCCGGACGCTGGAATTCTACAAGAAAGTCTATGGCGAGCTGGGCATGCCGGCGGACCTCAACTATGCCGCCGATCCCGGTGTGGCCGTGCGCGAGGCCCTGGCCAATGACCAGTTGGGCATTCATGCCTCGGGCTCGTGGGAAGATGCGTGCCTGTGGGATTGCAATGGCGTGAACCTGCCGACCCGCGAAGAGCGCGACGCCATGGTGGGCTGGACCCCCTGGCCCGGTTCGGGCGAGCCCGGCGCCAAGGCCACCACCAATATTTCGGGTGGCTGGACCATCGGCGTCAATGCCAAGGCGGCCAATCCGGACCTGGCCTTCCAGCTGGTGACGACCATTTTCGATGTCGAGAACTTCAAGGCCTGGACGCTGGCCAACCACCGCATGGCAGTGCGCACCGATATCTCGGAATCGCCGGAATATATGGAAGATGCCTATCTCGCCAAGGCGACGGCTCTGGCGGCTGACACCACTGGCCGCGATACGGTTCCCGGTTACCAGACGGTTTCTGCGCTCGTGCAGCAGATGACGGCCCAGATTCTGGATGGGGCCGAAGTCGAAGACGTGGTGCAGGAATATCATGATGCCCTGGTCGACGAGTTCGGCGAGGACAAGGTCATCACCTACGAATAA
- a CDS encoding carbohydrate ABC transporter permease — protein MSLMKNQANPWLTSNLLVLGLGMLPALLLIGVLLYFTAWAFAFSFTDLALVGRKSVEWSWVGLQNFERLFTRRGFLESLWTTVIFVFFSAIVGQSVLGFLLAALLRGTQSTIRTVVEVCIMLGWLLPDIVAAFLWSATTSQTGLVNSLIIVPLGFPPVNFINDYALPVVTIANIWKGTAWSYLLFSAALDSVSREVVEAAKVDGATPFQRIWLVMLPIIRPHIATNMLFITIWTFTYFPLIFAMTGGGPGTQTQTLAVFLYNQSFSRGNLGFGSAISVAMLVIVGLLSLVYLRMLREPK, from the coding sequence ATGAGTTTGATGAAAAACCAGGCCAATCCCTGGCTCACCAGCAATCTGCTTGTCCTGGGGCTGGGCATGCTGCCCGCCCTGCTGCTGATCGGGGTGCTGCTCTATTTCACCGCCTGGGCCTTTGCCTTCAGCTTTACCGATCTGGCCCTGGTGGGCCGAAAATCGGTGGAATGGAGCTGGGTGGGGCTGCAGAATTTCGAGCGGCTGTTTACCCGCCGTGGGTTCCTCGAGTCCCTCTGGACCACCGTCATCTTCGTGTTCTTCTCGGCCATTGTGGGCCAATCGGTGCTGGGCTTTCTGCTCGCGGCTTTGCTGCGCGGCACGCAATCGACGATCCGCACCGTGGTCGAAGTCTGCATCATGCTGGGCTGGCTGCTGCCCGATATCGTGGCGGCGTTCCTGTGGTCGGCGACGACCTCGCAGACCGGGCTGGTCAATTCGCTGATCATCGTGCCGCTGGGCTTTCCGCCGGTCAATTTCATCAATGATTATGCCCTGCCGGTGGTGACCATCGCCAATATCTGGAAGGGCACGGCCTGGTCCTATCTGCTGTTTTCGGCGGCGCTGGATTCGGTGTCGCGCGAAGTGGTGGAGGCGGCCAAGGTGGATGGGGCGACCCCGTTCCAGCGCATCTGGCTGGTCATGCTGCCGATCATCAGGCCGCATATCGCCACCAATATGCTGTTCATCACCATCTGGACCTTCACCTATTTCCCGCTGATTTTCGCCATGACCGGAGGCGGGCCGGGCACGCAGACGCAAACGCTGGCCGTGTTCCTCTACAATCAGAGTTTTTCGCGCGGCAATCTGGGCTTTGGCAGCGCCATTTCGGTGGCCATGCTGGTCATTGTGGGCCTGTTGTCGCTGGTCTATCTGCGCATGCTGCGGGAGCCGAAATAA
- a CDS encoding alpha-mannosidase: MTYSNPLSSKLGLLDDDLKMEGKLLRLCADLEKKILTAIPDAPFQWHVLRDDVITEAALKADWRGWEKFGSHSVWAKKQGHTWFAAEVTVPEAAAGKTFVLKFTSQWQDRPGSTDPQCLAYLDGKIAQALDGNHTELVIERNAKPGNKHVLLVNAFTFFERPLVGFTVDFYTRSERAEKLYWDLQTPLDVATRLYQNDPRRQAILNIIDRSLRALDRRAGYTPAFEASLGDAEKIAAEIYALVDTETQPQITAVGSTHLDVGWLWRVMHTRDKTGRSFATVLNLMEEYPEFVFMYNQSVLFDFLKKDYPELWERLVARVKTGQFEIEGAMWVEPDVNIVSGESLVRQIMRGRQFHLAEFGVDPKTVWLPDTFGYSANLPQIMDKSGLKYFVTSKLSWNDTDRHPYDSFHWRGIDGTVTKAQLITAQRYESEAVYTTYNGDLSVSETMGAWKRYEPKAVHNEVVMSYGYGDGGGGPTRGMIERGIRLERGIPGAPRVKLEGIVPFLDRLGAKMDAPGNRFPTWNGELYLQYHRGTLTSVAKNKANNRRAERLLRELELLGALALATTGAPYPKETLAEFWELVLINQFHDILPGTSIPEVYVDSDNEYGKIFSTLGSANGPWHSAAAALSKTGGGGLKLFNFTGQTRSGLVSVGTDAGLEGASLSIAGNQHSLQKVTGAGGEIAYVAPVSDLAPLGWTGAQIVTGATANSSPLSVSTSHLENELLKVTFDASGEITSVFDKSRKRETIAAGEKANRLIAYEDKPMEWDAWDIDRYFEEQFWPLADAKAKITVTETGPHRAAIRIERKYQASTVVQVVSLAAGARQVEFDTFIDWQERQTVLKAQFPFDLNTSEIRSEIQFGHVRRPTHRNTSWDKARFEASMHRWVDLSEADFGVSLLNDCKYAYDCLEQSVRLTLVRGSTFPSPDADLGEHRLRYALFVHDGVADLADVHRAAERFNNPVAVIGSLHAVADASEDAGSFSFASVDQSNVTLETVKKAEKSDAIVLRVFEHANIRAEATITFGIPVKSVRVVNLMEEGAGDALKLTDNGVTLSLRPFEIATLLIETA; the protein is encoded by the coding sequence ATGACCTATTCCAATCCCCTTTCGTCCAAGCTTGGCTTGCTGGACGATGATCTCAAGATGGAAGGCAAGCTCCTCAGGCTCTGCGCCGATCTCGAAAAGAAGATTCTGACTGCTATCCCCGACGCGCCGTTCCAGTGGCATGTGCTGCGCGATGATGTGATCACCGAAGCGGCGCTCAAGGCTGACTGGCGGGGCTGGGAGAAATTCGGCTCGCATTCCGTCTGGGCCAAGAAGCAGGGCCATACCTGGTTTGCCGCCGAAGTGACCGTGCCCGAAGCTGCCGCCGGCAAGACTTTCGTGCTCAAATTCACCAGCCAGTGGCAGGACCGACCGGGCTCGACCGATCCGCAATGCCTGGCCTATCTCGATGGCAAAATCGCCCAGGCGTTGGATGGCAACCACACGGAATTGGTCATCGAGCGCAATGCCAAGCCCGGCAATAAGCATGTGCTGCTGGTCAATGCCTTCACCTTTTTCGAACGGCCCCTGGTTGGTTTCACTGTCGATTTCTATACGCGCAGTGAGCGGGCCGAAAAGCTCTATTGGGATCTGCAGACCCCGCTGGATGTGGCGACGCGCCTCTACCAGAATGATCCGCGCCGTCAGGCTATCCTCAATATCATCGACCGTTCATTGCGCGCGCTCGATCGCCGTGCCGGTTACACGCCCGCCTTCGAGGCTTCGCTGGGCGATGCCGAAAAGATTGCCGCTGAAATCTATGCTTTGGTCGATACCGAGACGCAGCCGCAGATCACCGCTGTCGGCTCCACTCACCTCGATGTGGGTTGGCTCTGGCGTGTGATGCATACTCGCGACAAGACGGGCCGCTCCTTTGCCACGGTACTCAACCTGATGGAGGAATATCCCGAATTCGTCTTTATGTATAACCAGTCGGTGCTCTTCGACTTCCTCAAAAAGGATTATCCCGAGCTGTGGGAACGCCTCGTGGCCCGCGTCAAAACCGGCCAGTTCGAGATCGAAGGGGCCATGTGGGTCGAGCCCGACGTCAATATTGTGTCAGGCGAGAGCCTGGTGCGCCAGATCATGCGCGGGCGGCAGTTCCATCTGGCTGAATTCGGCGTTGATCCCAAGACGGTGTGGCTGCCCGACACGTTCGGCTATTCGGCCAATCTGCCGCAGATCATGGACAAGTCGGGGCTCAAATATTTCGTCACCTCGAAGCTCAGCTGGAACGATACCGACCGCCATCCCTATGATAGTTTCCACTGGCGCGGCATTGATGGCACCGTCACGAAGGCCCAGCTGATCACGGCGCAGCGCTATGAGAGCGAGGCAGTCTACACCACCTATAATGGCGATCTGTCGGTCTCCGAGACCATGGGCGCCTGGAAGCGCTACGAACCCAAGGCGGTCCATAATGAAGTGGTCATGTCCTATGGCTATGGCGATGGCGGCGGCGGCCCCACCCGCGGCATGATCGAGCGCGGCATCCGCCTCGAACGCGGCATTCCCGGCGCCCCGCGCGTCAAGCTTGAAGGCATCGTGCCGTTCCTTGACCGCCTCGGCGCCAAGATGGATGCGCCCGGCAACAGGTTCCCCACCTGGAATGGCGAGCTTTACCTGCAATATCACCGCGGCACGCTGACTTCGGTGGCCAAGAACAAGGCCAATAACCGGCGGGCAGAACGCCTGCTGCGTGAACTCGAGCTGCTTGGTGCCCTGGCGCTGGCGACGACTGGCGCGCCCTATCCCAAGGAGACGCTGGCCGAGTTCTGGGAACTGGTGCTGATCAACCAGTTCCACGACATCCTCCCCGGCACCTCGATCCCCGAGGTCTATGTCGATAGCGACAATGAATATGGCAAGATTTTCTCGACCCTGGGTTCGGCCAATGGCCCCTGGCACAGTGCGGCAGCCGCGCTGAGCAAGACGGGTGGCGGCGGGCTCAAGCTCTTTAACTTCACCGGGCAGACCCGTTCGGGCCTGGTGAGTGTCGGCACTGACGCGGGCCTCGAAGGGGCTTCGCTCAGCATTGCCGGCAATCAGCACAGCCTGCAAAAGGTCACCGGTGCCGGTGGCGAAATCGCCTACGTGGCGCCGGTTTCCGATCTGGCGCCGCTGGGCTGGACCGGGGCGCAGATCGTTACCGGGGCGACGGCCAATAGCTCGCCGCTCTCGGTGTCGACGAGCCATCTCGAAAACGAATTGCTCAAGGTCACCTTCGACGCCTCGGGCGAAATCACTTCGGTGTTCGACAAGTCGCGCAAGCGCGAAACCATTGCGGCGGGCGAGAAGGCCAATCGACTCATCGCTTATGAAGACAAGCCGATGGAATGGGACGCCTGGGATATCGATCGCTATTTCGAGGAACAGTTCTGGCCGCTGGCGGATGCCAAGGCCAAGATCACTGTGACGGAAACCGGGCCGCATCGTGCTGCCATCCGCATCGAGCGGAAGTATCAGGCGTCAACCGTGGTGCAGGTAGTGTCGCTGGCGGCCGGTGCGCGGCAGGTGGAGTTCGATACCTTTATCGACTGGCAGGAGCGCCAGACGGTGCTCAAGGCGCAGTTCCCCTTCGATCTCAACACCTCGGAAATCCGCTCGGAAATCCAGTTCGGCCATGTGCGGCGCCCCACCCATCGCAATACCAGCTGGGACAAGGCGCGGTTCGAAGCTTCCATGCATCGCTGGGTCGATTTGAGCGAGGCCGATTTCGGTGTCTCCCTGCTCAATGACTGCAAATATGCTTATGATTGCCTGGAGCAATCGGTGCGGCTGACCCTGGTGCGCGGCTCGACCTTCCCCAGCCCCGATGCGGATCTGGGCGAGCATCGCCTGCGCTATGCGCTCTTCGTGCATGATGGCGTGGCCGATCTCGCCGATGTGCATCGTGCCGCCGAGCGCTTCAACAATCCGGTGGCGGTGATTGGTTCGCTGCACGCGGTGGCCGATGCGAGCGAGGATGCTGGTAGCTTCTCCTTTGCCAGTGTCGATCAGTCCAATGTGACGCTGGAAACGGTCAAGAAGGCGGAAAAGTCCGATGCCATCGTGCTGCGCGTCTTCGAGCACGCCAATATCCGTGCCGAGGCGACCATCACGTTCGGCATCCCGGTCAAGTCGGTGCGGGTGGTCAATCTGATGGAAGAGGGCGCGGGCGACGCGCTGAAGCTGACCGACAATGGCGTGACGCTGTCACTGCGTCCCTTCGAGATCGCCACGCTGCTGATCGAAACGGCCTAA
- a CDS encoding LacI family transcriptional regulator — protein sequence MNQKPPPGARPGSTHQRVTLKTLAELTGLSLSTVSLSLRGGTTLKEETRQRVMEAAQSLGYVPDRAGVRLRTGKTNVVALVLDGAEDSIDFSRQMIQGIGHAIKNTRYHLTVMPEFERQLSTDTIRYILDNRTADGVIITHTGPRDRRVQMLMDADFPFVSHGRTEFYSPHPYHDFHSETFAAMAVERLAGRGCKNVLLVIGDDSTTNYHNIVTTFHRVTAQAGMTARVLGGPVALGRPAEVRRLGQDLALSPDRPDGIVSDSEMRTIALVGGLQDGGLQMGRDFQLVYKQTSDILPTLFPTLDSIQEDVFGAGMELTRLLLKRIDGEPVETLQTLAEPMPQWRS from the coding sequence ATGAACCAGAAGCCACCGCCGGGCGCACGGCCGGGCAGCACCCATCAGCGCGTTACGCTGAAGACGCTGGCCGAATTGACCGGCCTCAGCCTTTCGACCGTTTCGTTATCGCTGCGCGGCGGCACCACGCTCAAGGAAGAAACCCGCCAGCGCGTGATGGAGGCGGCGCAATCGCTGGGCTATGTGCCCGATCGCGCCGGGGTGCGCCTGCGCACCGGCAAGACCAATGTGGTCGCCCTGGTGCTTGATGGCGCCGAGGATTCCATCGATTTTTCCCGCCAGATGATCCAGGGCATCGGTCACGCCATCAAGAATACGCGCTACCATCTGACCGTCATGCCCGAATTCGAGCGTCAGCTCTCCACCGACACCATCCGCTATATCCTCGATAATCGCACTGCCGATGGCGTCATCATCACCCATACCGGCCCGCGCGACCGCCGGGTGCAGATGCTGATGGATGCCGATTTCCCCTTTGTCAGCCACGGCCGCACCGAATTTTATAGCCCCCATCCCTATCACGATTTCCACTCCGAAACCTTTGCCGCCATGGCTGTGGAGCGGCTGGCCGGGCGCGGCTGCAAGAATGTGCTGCTGGTCATCGGCGACGACAGCACCACCAATTACCACAATATCGTCACCACCTTTCACCGCGTCACCGCTCAGGCCGGCATGACGGCGCGGGTGCTGGGTGGCCCGGTCGCCCTGGGCCGCCCCGCCGAAGTGCGCCGGCTGGGCCAGGACCTCGCCCTGTCCCCCGACCGCCCGGACGGCATTGTCAGCGACAGCGAAATGCGCACCATCGCCCTGGTGGGGGGCCTGCAGGATGGCGGCCTGCAAATGGGCCGCGATTTCCAGCTGGTCTATAAGCAGACCTCCGACATCCTGCCCACCCTCTTTCCCACGCTCGACAGCATCCAGGAAGACGTCTTCGGCGCCGGCATGGAACTGACCCGGCTCCTGCTCAAGCGCATCGACGGCGAGCCGGTGGAAACCCTGCAAACCCTGGCCGAACCGATGCCGCAATGGCGGAGCTGA